In Emys orbicularis isolate rEmyOrb1 chromosome 12, rEmyOrb1.hap1, whole genome shotgun sequence, one genomic interval encodes:
- the PFDN4 gene encoding prefoldin subunit 4 — translation MAATMKKAAAEDVNVTFEDQQKINKFARNTSRITELKEEIEVKKKQLQNLEDACDDMMMLDDEDSILIPYQIGDVFISHSQDETHEMLEEAKKNLQGEIEALESRVESIQRVLSDLKVQLYAKFGNNINLEADDS, via the exons ATGGCTGCCACCATGAAGAAAGCG GCTGCTGAAGATGTCAATGTTACTTTTGAAGATCAACAGAAAATTAACAAGTTTGCAAGAAATACCAGCAGGATTACAGAGCTGAAAGAAGAAATAGAAGTTAAAAAG AAACAACTTCAGAATTTGGAGGATGCATGCGATGACATGATGATGCTTGATGATGAAGATTCAATACTGATACCCTATCAGATTGGTGATGTTTTTATCAGTCATTCCCAAGATGAGACACACGAGATGCTGGAGGAGGCAAAG AAAAACTTACAAGGAGAAATTGAAGCGTTAGAATCTCGAGTGGAATCAATTCAGAGGGTATTATCTGACCTGAAGGTTCAGCTTTATGCAAAATTTGGAAACAATATAAACCTTGAGGCTGATGACAGTTAA
- the LOC135887126 gene encoding 1,25-dihydroxyvitamin D(3) 24-hydroxylase, mitochondrial: protein MSSPLKRAPLLRSFLTLRDASTQQQHQQPRLPTSSACAFHPKAEEVAPSERAPHCRGHPLSALPGPTNWPLLGSLPDVLWKGGLKKQHETLADYHRTFGKIFRMKLGAFDSVHIGAPCLLEALYRKESAYPQRLEIKPWKAYRDYRDEGYGLLILEGKDWQRVRSAFQKKLMKPTEIVKLDTTVNEVLVDFMHRIDDLCNHNGEIEDIYSEFNKWSFESICLVLYGKRFGLLQQDVGEEGLNFIKAVKTMMGTFGMMMVTPVELHKSLNTKVWQAHTNAWDNIFKTAKCSIDRRLEKYSANPSEDFLCDIYFGSQLSKKELYAAITEFQIAGVETTANSLLWALYNISRNPHVQQKLFQEIQSAVSANESPNAEDLKKMPYLKACLKESMRITPSVPFTTRTLDKETMLGDYVLPEGTVLMLNSHALGSNEEYFSDWTTFKPERWLQKNIINPFAHIPFGIGRRMCIGRRLAELQLHLALCWLVRKYQIIATDSKPVETLHSGILIPSRELPIAFRRR, encoded by the exons ATGAGCTCCCCCTTGAAGAGAGCCCCGCTGCTCAGGTCCTTCCTGACGCTGCGAGATGCCAGCACGCAGCAGCAGCATCAGCAACCCCGGCTGCCCACATCCTCCGCCTGCGCCTTCCACCCTAAGGCGGAGGAGGTGGCGCCGAGCGAGCGGGCTCCTCACTGCAGGGGGCACCCCCTCTCCGCCCTGCCCGGCCCCACCAACTGGCCCCTGCTGGGCAGTCTGCCGGACGTCCTCTGGAAAGGGGGGCTCAAGAAGCAGCACGAGACGCTG GCTGATTACCACCGAACATTTGGGAAGATTTTCCGCATGAAGCTGGGCGCCTTTGACTCAGTTCACATCGGAGCCCCCTGCTTGTTAGAAGCTCTGTACCGGAAAGAGAGCGCTTACCCCCAGAGGCTGGAGATCAAGCCCTGGAAAGCCTACCGGGACTACAGAGACGAGGGCTACGGGCTGCTGATCCT AGAAGGAAAGGACTGGCAGAGAGTAAGAAGTGCCTTTCAAAAGAAGTTAATGAAGCCCACAGAAATCGTGAAACTAGATACCACAGTCAATGAG GTCCTGGTGGATTTCATGCATAGAATAGATGATCTTTGTAACCATAATGGTGAAATTGAAGACATATATTCAGAATTCAACAAATGGTCCTTTGAAA GTATCTGCTTGGTGTTGTATGGGAAGAGGTTTGGACTCCTGCAGCAGGATGTGGGAGAAGAAGGCCTGAACTTCATCAAGGCTGTAAAAACG ATGATGGGTACTTTTGGGATGATGATGGTGACCCCAGTTGAACTTCATAAAAGTCTGAACACAAAAGTCTGGCAAGCTCATACCAACGCATGGGACAATATCTTTAAAAcag CCAAGTGTTCAATTGACAGAAGACTGGAGAAATATTCTGCCAATCCCAGTGAAGATTTCCTGTGCGACATTTACTTTGGGAGTCAACTCTCCAAGAAGGAACTGTATGCTGCTATCACAGAGTTCCAGATTGCAGGAGTTGAAACG ACTGCCAATAGTCTACTGTGGGCTCTGTATAACATTTCACGCAATCCCCACGTTCAACAGAAGCTTTTCCAGGAAATACAGAGTGCAGTGTCTGCTAATGAGAGTCCAAATGCTGAGGACCTGAAGAAAATGCCTTACCTAAAAGCATGTCTGAAAGAATCTATGAG GATAACACCATCTGTGCCATTTACCACTCGCACTCTTGACAAAGAAACAATGCTTGGGGACTATGTGCTACCTGAAGGG ACAGTGTTGATGTTAAACAGTCATGCCTTGGGATCCAATGAAGAGTACTTTAGTGACTGGACTACATTTAAACCGGAGCGTTGGCTTCAGAAGAATATAATAAATCCTTTTGCTCATATTCCTTTCGGCATTGGGAGGAGGATGTGCATTGGGCGTCGCTTAGCTGAACTACAACTTCATTTAGCTCTTTGCTGG CTTGTTCGCAAATATCAGATTATAGCAACTGATAGTAAACCAGTAGAAACTCTGCATTCAGGAATACTAATCCCCAGCCGAGAACTTCCAATTGCCTTTAGAAGACGATGA